The following proteins are co-located in the Gossypium hirsutum isolate 1008001.06 chromosome A02, Gossypium_hirsutum_v2.1, whole genome shotgun sequence genome:
- the LOC107933223 gene encoding probable pectinesterase/pectinesterase inhibitor 21, which yields MGKLPAIIGICSVLVVAMVAAIAVGVSRAKDSDNDDAKVSTSEKAVQSICQTTDYRETCENSLSNANTTDPKELIKVGFQAAIQEIGKVIANSSTIQNAAKDPMTRQAVDNCKELMGYAIDDLKASFNQLGAFDISKLDEYVENLKIWMGGAITYQQTCLDGFMNVSSETGVKMKALLNTSQQLTSNGLAMVTDITKIIKDLNIPGMEGVSTGSKRKLMAEDGFPSWVSFKQRQLLQQNVADMKPNVVVAKDGSGKFNNINEALKEVPMKNTAPFVIHIKAGVYNEQVLVAKTMTNVVFVGDGPTKTVITGRMNFVDGTVTFKTATLAAVGERFIAKNIKIENTAGAIKHQAVALRVQSDRSIFYNCQMDGYQDTLYTHSHRQFYRDCTVSGTIDFVFGDAATVLQNCKLIVNKPLDNQQCIVTAQGRTERREVSGMVLQNCTISGAQDYLPVKAKSKTHLGRPWKEYSRTIIMQSQLDDIVTPEGWMPWQGTFALDTLWYAEFKNRGPGAVQTNRVKWKGIQQINDAQAKEFTAGVFLRGDEWIPSSGVPYIAGMVPGV from the exons ATGGGAAAACTTCCGGCAATCATTGGTATTTGTTCCGTGCTTGTGGTGGCTATGGTGGCAGCAATAGCCGTTGGTGTCAGCCGTGCTAAAGATAGTGACAATGATGATGCCAAAGTCTCGACTTCCGAAAAAGCGGTCCAATCCATATGTCAAACTACTGATTATAGAGAAACATGTGAAAATAGTCTTTCGAACGCCAACACCACCGATCCCAAAGAGCTGATAAAGGTCGGTTTTCAAGCGGCAATCCAAGAGATTGGCAAAGTGATCGCCAATTCCTCTACCATCCAAAACGCGGCTAAAGACCCCATGACTCGTCAAGCTGTCGACAATTGCAAAGAGCTCATGGGGTACGCCATTGACGACCTCAAAGCCTCGTTTAATCAACTCGGTGCATTCGACATTAGTAAGCTAGACGAATACGTCGAGAATCTCAAGATATGGATGGGCGGTGCCATTACGTATCAACAAACATGCTTAGACGGGTTCATGAACGTATCCAGTGAAACCGGTGTGAAAATGAAGGCGTTGTTGAATACTTCACAACAGTTAACCAGCAATGGGTTAGCCATGGTGACCGACATAACTAAAATCATTAAGGACCTTAACATTCCAGGCATGGAAGGAGTCAGCACGGGGTCTAAACGTAAGCTAATGGCGGAAGATGGGTTCCCTTCGTGGGTTAGCTTTAAGCAACGACAGCTACTGCAACAAAATGTGGCGGACATGAAACCTAATGTGGTGGTTGCTAAAGATGGTAGCGGCAAATTTAATAACATCAATGAAGCCTTAAAGGAAGTGCCTATGAAAAATACAGCTCCATTTGTGATCCACATTAAGGCTGGCGTTTATAATGAACAAGTTTTGGTTGCTAAAACTATGACTAACGTTGTGTTCGTCGGAGATGGACCGACCAAGACTGTCATTACCGGTCGGATGAACTTTGTCGATGGCACCGTAACATTCAAGACTGCAACTCTTG CTGCTGTGGGTGAAAGATTTATtgcaaagaatattaaaatagaGAACACAGCTGGAGCGATCAAGCACCAAGCAGTGGCACTAAGGGTCCAAAGTGATCGGTCCATCTTCTACAATTGTCAAATGGATGGCTACCAAGACACGCTTTACACCCACAGTCACCGTCAATTCTACAGGGACTGCACCGTCTCCGGTACCATTGATTTCGTCTTCGGCGACGCCGCTACCGTCTTACAGAACTGCAAGCTTATCGTTAATAAACCACTCGACAACCAACAATGCATCGTCACCGCCCAAGGACGGACCGAACGCCGTGAGGTTTCCGGCATGGTCCTCCAAAACTGCACCATCTCCGGCGCACAGGACTACCTTCCGGTTAAGGCCAAGAGTAAAACACACCTCGGTCGGCCTTGGAAAGAGTACTCAAGGACCATCATCATGCAATCTCAGCTCGACGACATCGTCACGCCCGAAGGATGGATGCCGTGGCAAGGCACCTTCGCCCTCGACACTTTGTGGTACGCCGAGTTCAAAAACCGAGGACCTGGTGCGGTCCAGACCAACAGGGTTAAATGGAAAGGTATACAACAGATCAATGACGCTCAAGCTAAGGAATTCACTGCTGGTGTGTTCTTACGTGGTGATGAATGGATCCCGAGCTCTGGGGTGCCTTACATTGCCGGCATGGTTCCTGGTGTATAG